TGCATCCGGTCGAAGTACCGCTTGTACCGGGCAAAATTGGCATCGTCCACGTAGAAAAACCCGCGCGCCCCCTTGGACCGGGCCACGGCCTGCCGCTTGTCGATGCCTTCCGAGAGGTTGCTCCAGCCGGATTCCTTATTGGTGCCACTGATTAAATAGGTGCCGTCTGCATTCCGGGGCTCCCCGGCTTTCATCAGCAGGTATTTTCCCTCCACATCCATATTGCGATAATCCGAATACCCAGGGGTTTCGATGCCATAGCCGACAAATACCACTTCATCCAGGTGGCCCGTCCCGGGGCTGAAGGTCAGGAAGCCCTCCCCATTTTTCAGATCAGCACCATTGATGGTTATGCTGCCTGTGGGCAGCCGGGCCAGTTCCAGCGGCACTTTTTGCAGGTATCCCGCGTCGCCCAGAGCCGGGGCAACTTCCATTTCCCGGTAGGCGTTTTCCAGGTATTCCACCGCTTTTTTCTGACCGGGCGTCCCGGTTTCCCTGCCTTCGAATGGATCCGAGGCATAGGTGTACAGGTGTTCTTTCAACTCTTCCTCCGTAATCGTGGAAGCATAAGTGATTTCATCCGGTGAAGCCAGGGCCGTGTGCTCCGCCACGGATTGTTGCGTGCTGTTGCAGGACACCGCCAGGGCTGCACACAGCAAAAGTACTTTTTGCATGCTTAGTAGTTAAAGGGATAATTTTTCAAAAATACGGAAAATGGCGGGAATCTGCGGGGCATCGCCGGAGGCCCTGTTTCCGGGAGTAAGCTGCTCCGGTACCCGGGAAGTGGTCAATCCGACCCGTAAGCGGCCCGGATCATTTCCCGGGTTTCTTCCAGAGATTTAAAGACGTCAAACGTACGGCCTTGTGTGCGCTGGGCCCCCAGGGCATTTGCAAATCGCGCGGCGCGGACGTAGTCGTCCGGATCCTCCAGCAAACCATAGCCCAATCCGCCGGCAAAAGAATCCCCGCACCCGGTGGTATCCACCACATCGGCAACCGGGACTGAGGGCACGATTTCCTTTTGCACCTCCCCGCCTTTCTTAAAATACACTGCGCTACCCCCGGCATCCAGGGTAACGATAAGCGCTTTAACACCCCGGTCCAGCACGTGCGCCGCCAGGTCGTCCAGGTGGTCCGTGGATACATCGTGGAACGGCTGGAGCTGCTCCAGTTCGTATTCCTTTTCAAACCAGCAACAGCGCGACTCCTCCAGGTTCATCTTCAGCACGTCGATATACGGAAGCCAAAGATCCCGGTCTATCCAGAACCGGATCAGCCGGTCCCCGAGGATCGTGGCGGTGTTCGTCGGGCCGTGGGCATCGAATATGATCAACCCCTGGCTGTTGGCCTTGATGTATTTTAACGTTTCCAGGGGCACTTCGTAATCCGTTATGGGCACGCATACAAAGACATCGGCATCCATGAGGCCTTTCAAATCTTCGCCAAGGATGGGGTTCATAAACCCGGTTTGCTTCTCCAGGCGGTTATTCTGGTCCACAAAGGTCAGCTGGATGATATCGCCCTGATCCGCATCGTCGGTAATATAGTCCTGGGAGATGTTGGAGTAGGGGGCAACCACTTCCAATACGCCGGGCCGGTCTTTTTTCCGGACGTGGGACACGGGAAAGACCGTCCCCCGGTCTCCCAGTAAGCGGGAAAGCCCGATGGCGGTATGTGTGGCACAGCCGTATTTCTCAATGACTTCCCCTTTATGCGTGGTGATATGGTCCCTGGGGATCGGCCCCAGGACAGCTGCCTTATATGATTTCATGTACCTTGGTTTAGCTTGTAGAGGAAGATATGAATTTCCCTTCAATTCCCGCAACACCCCGGCTGCCGGTATTATTTCGCCATCACAAATTCTTTCGCTACCCGGGCTTCTTTCGAAAAAGCTTTTTATATTTGCACCCGCAAAGACACGCATACCAGGAGGAATGGCAGAGTGGTCGAATGCGGCGGTCTTGAAAACCGTTGAGGGTCAAACCTCCGGGGGTTCGAATCCCTCTTCCTCCGCAAAGCAAAACGCCTCACAGAAAGTGAGGCGTTTTTTGTTTCCGAAAGCCAGGAAAGCGAGCTTTCAACTGGCTAAAGGAAACAAAAAAAGCGAACGGCGAAAGCCGTTAGGCGTTTTGCTTTGCAGGATCTCCTTTCAGGGATCACGAGCGCAGCGAGTAATCCCTTCTCAGATGATTGAAACCCCAGTTTTGTAAGGGGTTGGGAATGAAAAACCAGACTATGCGAACGCATAGTGGGTTTTTGGTATTGCAGGTCCCACTCTCAGGGATCACGAGCGCAGCGAGTAATCCCTTCTCAGATGATTGAAACCCCAGTTTTGTAAGGGGTTGGGAATGAAAAACCAGACTATGCGAACGCATAGTGGGTTTTTGGTATTGCAGGTCCTTTGCCGCCGCATCGCCTGGCCCCTCATTCCAAGGCCAAATCGTTGGCTTTGTCAATCGGTCCGGATCACGAGCGCAGCGAGTAATCCCGGTTAGGAAATCACCCATCCCGCCATTCCAACCGCATCGCCCGGACCCGGAACACTCCGGTTTGTTTAAGCATTTCCAGCCGCTATTCCATCAAAACGATCCCTCAGCACCTCTTGGAGTTATTTGTATACAAGCGTCGACCAGCTGCATATATCATCGGCTATCAGGGGGCTGGAGGCCGAAACTTCAGCAGCGTATTCCCGTTTCACGAGCCCGCTGACAGAAAATTCACCAATTATTTTAACCATTGAACAAAATAATAAGGCATTCCTGCGCGATACTAATATGTTTACCATTGATTTTTGACCAAAACGGGCCATGCTTTTCAACTCTTTTGAGTTTTTGCTTTTCCTGCCGGTAATGGTGGCCGGGTATTACCTGATCCCCTTTGCCTACCGCTGGCTTTGGCTTTTGCTGGGGAGTTATTTCTTCTACATGGCCCATGAGCCCTGGCTGGTCATCCTTTTGCTGATTTCCACGGTGGTGGACTATTTCTGCGCCCTGCAAATCGCCAGGACGGGCTCCTGGCGAAAGAAGATGTACCTGGTAATCAGTATACTGGTCAATGCGGGAATGCTGATCGCATTCAAATATTTGTCCTTTATCACGGAGAATATCCGGGAGATCCTGCATTTTTCCGGGGCGGGCTCCCCGGCTGAAGCCGAAACCGTTTCATATAGGATCGGGCAAATCCTCCTGCCTGTCGGGATCTCGTTCTACACGTTCCAGACCATGAGCTATACCATCGATGTGTATCGGGGCGCGACCAACCCCGAGAAGCACCTGGGTAAATTTGCCCTTTATGTGGCCTTCTTCCCGCAGTTGGTGGCCGGGCCAATTGAAAGAGCCTCCCGGCTGCTCCCGCAATTAAAAAAGCGCATCGGTCTGAATCTTGAGAACCTGAGGCAGGGCCTGGTGATGATGGCCTGGGGATTTTTCCTGAAAGTAGTGATCGCCGACCGGTTGGGAATCTATGTGGATGAAGCGTATTCGGATCCTGAAAACCACCACGGCCTTCCGCTTTTGGTGGCGGCATTTTTCTTTGGCTTCCAGATTTACTATGATTTTG
This genomic window from Robiginitalea biformata HTCC2501 contains:
- a CDS encoding carbohydrate kinase family protein, with protein sequence MKSYKAAVLGPIPRDHITTHKGEVIEKYGCATHTAIGLSRLLGDRGTVFPVSHVRKKDRPGVLEVVAPYSNISQDYITDDADQGDIIQLTFVDQNNRLEKQTGFMNPILGEDLKGLMDADVFVCVPITDYEVPLETLKYIKANSQGLIIFDAHGPTNTATILGDRLIRFWIDRDLWLPYIDVLKMNLEESRCCWFEKEYELEQLQPFHDVSTDHLDDLAAHVLDRGVKALIVTLDAGGSAVYFKKGGEVQKEIVPSVPVADVVDTTGCGDSFAGGLGYGLLEDPDDYVRAARFANALGAQRTQGRTFDVFKSLEETREMIRAAYGSD
- a CDS encoding MBOAT family O-acyltransferase, translated to MLFNSFEFLLFLPVMVAGYYLIPFAYRWLWLLLGSYFFYMAHEPWLVILLLISTVVDYFCALQIARTGSWRKKMYLVISILVNAGMLIAFKYLSFITENIREILHFSGAGSPAEAETVSYRIGQILLPVGISFYTFQTMSYTIDVYRGATNPEKHLGKFALYVAFFPQLVAGPIERASRLLPQLKKRIGLNLENLRQGLVMMAWGFFLKVVIADRLGIYVDEAYSDPENHHGLPLLVAAFFFGFQIYYDFAGYTSIAIGAAKTMGIDLMQNFNRPFFSTSSAQFWRRWHISFMRWMMDYLYRPLVKNLGWPRIAAVLLVFFFNGLWHGASWSFVMWSMLNALFLVVELGTARWRTRLFRSLGLPRKAISAAGYVAVMGYMMLTLVFFRAPSLEEAFIYFGQMLRVTNWHVNILGNYFEFFLSFTLILFAQTVHFFKGNSRIYELIENKPVYRRWGIYLGYILVITLFAINRQNSFIYFQF